CCGGCGCTAAAACCATAGAGGACTTATTACGTACTCAAGTAAGGTACTGTTCAAAATGAGATTCTGAAAGAAGCGTATCAATTTCAAGTTTAGTTAAAGGTATTTCATCAGCAGAATCGTATCCTTTAACATGGGCTTTTTTTAGGTTTAAAGAAGATGAAACTAGTTGTTGTTGAAACAAAACAATCTCAGGAGGTATAATAAACAGATCATCAAACTCATAAGCGCGCTCTGCTTCCTGCTCAGTCATGAGTTCTTCGCTCATAGTTTCTCCAGGTTTAAGCCCAATGATATTAATTTGAATCTTTTTCGGATCATAATGGTAATAATTTGCAAATTTTTCTACAAAAACCTCACCAAAATCTTTTATCTTAACAACAGGCATTTTAAACACAAAAATTTCACCGCCTTGCATAATACTTAAACATTTAAACAAAAGGGTAACTGCTTTTTCTGGCGACATAAAAAATCGCGTCATAGCTGGATCAGTAATAGTAAGAGGTCCGCCTTTTGCAAGCTGTTTTTTAAATAAAGGTCCTACTGATCCTCTGCTCCAGAGGATATTCCCAAACCTTACTGAGGAAAAAATAGTTTTTTTGCTGCCTTTGTAATGATTTGCAGCAATAATCAGGCGTTCAGCAAGAAGCTTTGTTGCACCCATAGTATTATTAGGATTAACTGCTTTATCACTGCTGGTGTAAATAACCCTGCTAACACCTGTTTCAAGTGCAGTATTAATAACATTTTGTGTGCCAATAATATTTGTTTTAACAGCTTCAAAAGGATTGTATTCACAGGCTAAAACATGTTTTAATGCAGCGAGATGGAAGACCACATCAATATTTTCCATAGCAGTTTTTAATCGCTCTCTATCGCGGATATCACCTAATAAATACCTCAATTTATCACTGTTAAAATCCTGCTGCATCTCAAACTGTTCAGTTTCATCAATATCCAGAATTCGAATTACTTTTGGATTAAATTGAAGGAGTTCTGTAATAAGAGGTCTTGCCAGTGATCCTGTGCCTCCGGTAATGAGTATGTTTTTATCTTGGACTAAATTATCAATAACAACCACCTTTTGTAATTAACTTTTCACAACTAAACAATGGGAACTATCTGTTTATTTATAAAGGTTCTCAACAAGTGGCGATATTGAAAAGCTTATGTTGCCATCAATATCGCGAAGCTTATCACCTAAAAATATTGAGTACTTTTCGGAGTGCCAGAGAGAAAAGTACTATCTATAAACTACGCCAAAGCTGAGCCGATGGCAACCTTTGCTTTGCAAAGAGAGCTTTTCAATATCGCCCAACAAGTTGAAGAACTCTATCAGCAACTTTTCCATCAATCTTATATACTTGTTTTTTAAGGAATTCTTGGGTATTTTTCTTAAGTTCTTGCTGGATATCTTTGCCATATAAAATGGCAAAGATATTCCGAGTAAGATTCTGTTTTTTTTCAGTAACCACTACAGCATTGCTGGCAATGTATCCTTGATCACGAATGTTTGAAGAAAAACAAATTAATACTACGGGTACACCAAACATAATTGCTTCTAAAACAATAGTAGAGCTTTCTGCAATAAGGGCGTCAGTGATCGCAAAGAGTTCGTAGATAGGGGTATCTTTAATAAAAATAACATCATCTAAATTTTGTTGATGAGCAAGCTTTCGATACCATGCTTCATGAGGATCTCGCGGATGTAATTTTACTACCAACCTAAGTTGCTTTTTATCTTGATTTTGTGTTTGCGCTACAGCAGCAACACTTTTAAAGAGTTCCGTTGCAAGATCATAAGTTTTCCATGGTTCTTTATCAATGCTTGTTGCATAAACAACAACTTTTTCTTCAGGATTGATGCCTAAACGCTGTTTAAGTTCCTGACTTTTATTTTTCTTTTGCATGCTGTTTTTTATAATAACAAGGTTATCACTTGCTAATTGTCCAACGATATGAATCTTCTCTTGAGGAAAAGAGCCTTGTTTTACAAGAAACTGTTTGGTATGTTCACCATAAACTGCAATAAGATCAGCAAGTGGATAATGATCAGCAATATCTTTTTGGGTATGAACATAATCCAGATCGTATCCTATCAGTCCTTCTTGAATTTCAAGGACAGGAATACCTAACCTTTTTGCAGCAACAATCACAGACTTTCCTGGTGTTGTATTCCCTGACATGGTGACAACAATTTTTGGTTTTGTTGCTTTGAGCATTTCTTTGCTTAACAGAATATACGTGATTGCTTCAGGTAAAATTTTAGAAAACATAAGTTGAAATTTCTTATATAACGAGGTGTACAAATCAAGCTCTTTTCCCTTAAATCTTGTTTGGAGCGCTTTCTTAAACTCAGGGCTTGTTAAGATTTTTTTTCCAAGAGCGGCATATTTCTTTTTCTCTTGAGAAACTTTTCTCATTATTTCTATTGAATAAAATTTTTCAATAGGATTAGTATCAGAATACATTGAAGTTTGCAGTTTTGTTTTTCCTCCCCATGAAGCTAAATCGTCGTAATAAAAAACAAAGAGTTTTTTATGCTGCTGACGAATTTTTTCAATAAGCGGTCCGATTCTTATGTTATTGGCTGCTACACAGTATGAGGGATGTGTTGTAACAACAATAGTATCCTCTTGATTATTAAGGTCAAGAGAATGTTGAGGAATAATATATTTTCTTACAACAAACCGGGCTTGTTCAAGATGGTTAAGCAGAAAAGTATAGAGTAGTGAGAAAATATTCTTTTCTGGCAAAGGTTCTCCTTTGAAAATACCTTTCAATGAAGGATAATGGTAAAAAGAAGCATCTGCTAACCATCGTTCAGCAAACCACCATAGTGATGTTTGTTCATATGTTAATAATTGTTTTATATTTTTACCGTCAAGGATAGTTTTATCTGCAAACTCTTTTAAAAAAATCATTTCAGGATAATCTTGATTAATAGTGGTGTTATTTTTTTCCATAGTGAAAACCTAATGAGTTGAACAGCGATGTAATTTCATGAAGAGTGATAATTTTACTGGCAAACAATAAGAGCAGGTATAACAATAGTGAAATAAATGAAGAGACAAGAATGCTCATATAAATATTAGCGCTGAAAATGTTTCTCAAGAGCGCTAATGAGGCATAAAATATTCCTGAAATAAAAATAAGTTTAATCCAGTTCCAAAAAGGATTCTGGAACTGAAGTGTTTTTCTCAAAAAATAATACGCTAAAATAAACATGCAAAGATAGCTTATTGATGTAGCGAGCGCGGCTCCTCCTGTTGAAAATTGAGGAATAAGAAGAGCATTAAGGATAAGATTAATGAAACCAGAACTGATAATAACAACAGCATCGTATTTTGGTTTTCCTATAGCAACCAGCGTTGTGGTGTACATAAGCGCTAAGGAGAGAGCAATATTTCCAAAGAGCAGAATTCTCAAAGGCATGGTTGCTGGAAGATATTCTTGTTTAAACAGAACAGTTATAATGACAGGAGCAAATTCAAAAATAAGAAGTGAAAGCGGCAAAAGAAGAAGCGGTACATATTTATTAAATAAATATATTCCACTAAGGAGTTTTTCTTTTTCGTTTTTTGTCCATAATTCAGAAATAGTTGGGAAGAAAACATATCGTAGTGACATGCCAATATAACCAATCAGTGCTGCGGTCGGAAACGCAACATTATAAACAGCAGCTTCTTTAACTCCTTGCAAATAGGTCAAAAATATAGTATCAATATAATTAGCAAAAATTCCTCCAAAAATAGTCATCGTAGCGGGAAGTGAAAAGTAGATCAGTTCTTTGACAA
This genomic interval from Candidatus Woesearchaeota archaeon contains the following:
- a CDS encoding flippase, which gives rise to MGYLKHIIKGFSITFITSIVVAFLTYGYRIYLSRNLSITEFGLFYSVFAFLGFFMGFVDLGFSRTMVKYIPQYLVEKRKDLVKASIIFVGSIILIVALISVIVFFLLAPFLSTSYFKDETAKLVIIGLSISFVFSSGVLLLRQTFLGFQKIGFFSSIELTKIILLWVTTFIFFIFFNNIFSPVLGYIFSFLVVLIIYAYIFWKLVFPDLFQVKYSLTKPFVKELIYFSLPATMTIFGGIFANYIDTIFLTYLQGVKEAAVYNVAFPTAALIGYIGMSLRYVFFPTISELWTKNEKEKLLSGIYLFNKYVPLLLLPLSLLIFEFAPVIITVLFKQEYLPATMPLRILLFGNIALSLALMYTTTLVAIGKPKYDAVVIISSGFINLILNALLIPQFSTGGAALATSISYLCMFILAYYFLRKTLQFQNPFWNWIKLIFISGIFYASLALLRNIFSANIYMSILVSSFISLLLYLLLLFASKIITLHEITSLFNSLGFHYGKK
- a CDS encoding polysaccharide biosynthesis protein, translating into MDNLVQDKNILITGGTGSLARPLITELLQFNPKVIRILDIDETEQFEMQQDFNSDKLRYLLGDIRDRERLKTAMENIDVVFHLAALKHVLACEYNPFEAVKTNIIGTQNVINTALETGVSRVIYTSSDKAVNPNNTMGATKLLAERLIIAANHYKGSKKTIFSSVRFGNILWSRGSVGPLFKKQLAKGGPLTITDPAMTRFFMSPEKAVTLLFKCLSIMQGGEIFVFKMPVVKIKDFGEVFVEKFANYYHYDPKKIQINIIGLKPGETMSEELMTEQEAERAYEFDDLFIIPPEIVLFQQQLVSSSLNLKKAHVKGYDSADEIPLTKLEIDTLLSESHFEQYLT
- a CDS encoding UDP-N-acetylglucosamine 2-epimerase, whose translation is MEKNNTTINQDYPEMIFLKEFADKTILDGKNIKQLLTYEQTSLWWFAERWLADASFYHYPSLKGIFKGEPLPEKNIFSLLYTFLLNHLEQARFVVRKYIIPQHSLDLNNQEDTIVVTTHPSYCVAANNIRIGPLIEKIRQQHKKLFVFYYDDLASWGGKTKLQTSMYSDTNPIEKFYSIEIMRKVSQEKKKYAALGKKILTSPEFKKALQTRFKGKELDLYTSLYKKFQLMFSKILPEAITYILLSKEMLKATKPKIVVTMSGNTTPGKSVIVAAKRLGIPVLEIQEGLIGYDLDYVHTQKDIADHYPLADLIAVYGEHTKQFLVKQGSFPQEKIHIVGQLASDNLVIIKNSMQKKNKSQELKQRLGINPEEKVVVYATSIDKEPWKTYDLATELFKSVAAVAQTQNQDKKQLRLVVKLHPRDPHEAWYRKLAHQQNLDDVIFIKDTPIYELFAITDALIAESSTIVLEAIMFGVPVVLICFSSNIRDQGYIASNAVVVTEKKQNLTRNIFAILYGKDIQQELKKNTQEFLKKQVYKIDGKVADRVLQLVGRY